From a region of the Arachis ipaensis cultivar K30076 chromosome B09, Araip1.1, whole genome shotgun sequence genome:
- the LOC107617965 gene encoding probable serine/threonine-protein kinase PBL26, producing the protein MVDCLNCFPCFSSQKSKKSNSKREGSPAEDNFVAKPPDMKNKRPEDAAAIDPANIKAKHYTFRELATATKNFRQECLLGEGGFGRVYKGVIPATGQTVAVKQLDRNGMNGNKEFLAEVYTLSQLNHENIVNLVGYCADGDQRLLVYEFVQGTALDKRLLENKGDQPPLNWYTRMKVAASAARGLEYLHDNANPPIIFKDLKPSDILLDGDNNAKLFGFGLGQHGNDMNLAPTRVMGTYGYSAPEYVRTGQLTMKSDVYSFGVVLLELITGRQAVDTTRPNDEQNLVSWAQPIFKDPKRFPDMADPNLGKNFPEKDLNQAVAIAAMCLQEEAEARPLMSDVVTALSFLSTVPPPGAVPIPKAPSVASKKNSKGKEDYSKSESERESEGESESERGSLSGSDSSYSRASSRRTMSRTYTSDSDGSYSSSSYQSESSISDHKASTKITSRKHSSRDASKKHSSRKHSTKDISNKSTKKPSLVEKGDKKSSELRKKSTKKSSKASGHKSSKKTSLKILSQKSSKKSEDESIFISRNSSSSVISADEILEHMGSREYGNISFGLISSESITSNRSED; encoded by the exons ATGGTTGATTGCCTGAATTGCTTCCCGTGTTTTAGCTCTCAGAAAAGTAAAAAGAGTAATAGCAAGAGGGAAGGGTCTCCTGCGGAAGATAATTTTGTTGCAAAACCACCTG ATATGAAAAATAAAAGACCTGAAGATGCAGCCGCAATTGATCCTGCAAACATAAAGGCAAAACATTACACATTCCGTGAGCTGGCAACAGCAACAAAGAACTTCCGTCAAGAATGCCTCCTTGGTGAAGGAGGCTTTGGCAGAGTCTACAAGGGCGTCATCCCTGCTACCGGCCAG ACTGTGGCTGTGAAGCAACTTGACCGAAATGGTATGAATGGCAATAAGGAGTTTCTGGCTGAGGTTTATACGCTAAGTCAGTTGAACCATGAAAACATTGTCAACCTCGTTGGTTATTGTGCTGATGGTGATCAACGTCTATTGGTGTATGAGTTCGTTCAAGGCACTGCTCTAGACAAACGTCTTCTTG AGAACAAAGGGGATCAACCTCCACTAAATTGGTACACCAGAATGAAAGTGGCAGCGTCGGCGGCGAGAGGGCTAGAGTACTTGCATGACAATGCCAATCCTCCAATAATATTCAAGGACTTGAAACCCTCTGATATACTGCTGGATGGAGACAATAATGCTAAGCTGTTTGGTTTTGGTCTGGGACAGCATGGAAATGACATGAACCTTGCACCTACAAGGGTTATGGGAACTTATGGTTACTCTGCTCCTGAGTATGTCAGGACGGGTCAACTTACCATGAAGTCTGACGTCTACAGTTTCGGGGTAGTATTGCTTGAGCTCATAACTGGACGCCAAGCGGTCGACACCACAAGGCCAAATGATGAGCAAAACCTTGTTTCTTGG GCACAACCCATATTCAAAGATCCAAAGAGATTTCCGGACATGGCAGATCCAAATCTTGGCAAAAACTTCCCAGAAAAGGATCTGAACCAAGCTGTTGCAATAGCAGCAATGTGCTTACAAGAAGAAGCCGAAGCGCGTCCTTTGATGAGCGATGTTGTCACTGCTCTGAGTTTCCTTTCCACTGTTCCTCCTCCGGGGGCTGTGCCGATTCCAAAGGCCCCCTCGGTGGCCTCCAAAAAGAACTCTAAAGGCAAAGAAGACTATAGCAAAAGCGAAAGCGAAAGGGAAAGCGAAGGTGAAAGCGAAAGTGAACGAGGAAGCCTCAGTGGAAGCGACAGCTCTTACTCCCGTGCAAGTAGCAGGAGAACAATGAGTAGAACATACACTTCAGATTCAGATGGAAGCTATTCCTCCAGCAGCTATCAGAGCGAAAGCAGCATCTCCGACCACAAAGCAAGCACCAAGATAACAAGCAGAAAGCATTCTTCTAGAGACGCCAGCAAAAAGCATAGCAGCAGAAAACATTCTACCAAAGATATAAGCAACAAGAGCACAAAGAAACCCTCTCTTGTTGAAAAGGGCGACAAAAAATCCTCTGAATTGAGGAAGAAGAGCACCAAGAAATCGTCCAAGGCTTCCGGCCACAAGAGCAGCAAAAAAACCTCTCTGAAAATCTTGAGCCAAAAGAGTAGCAAAAAGTCGGAAGATGAAAGCATCTTCATTAGCAGAAATAGCAGCAGCAGCGTGATCTCGGCCGACGAGATACTGGAGCACATGGGAAGCAGGGAATACGGGAATATATCTTTTGGTCTCATAAGCAGCGAGAGTATTACCAGCAACAGATCTGAAGATTAA